Genomic segment of Synechococcus sp. A18-25c:
TGGTGTCTGTGAAGTCGGAATGTGTCCAGGCCTGGGAGTCCTTGGTCGATGCAGTGGAGGAATTACCGATCACGCCGATTGGTGTGGTGATCGATCAACCCAGCTTGATCATCAAGGTCGATCAGACACCCTGCCTGGATCTGACCCTTCAGCAATGCCGTGATGCCCATGCCATGGCGCTCCCTCGTCGCATCGAAGCCGACGCCGAGGTTGCAAAATGATCATCACTCGTTTTGCTAATCTTTTTTGTCCAGTTTCCACCGTTTCAATCACACCCGAGGAGTCAATCATTTCTTTTGGATTGAATTCTTCAGGGGTGTTGAGTCTGCTTCGTTATTTTAGTTAGAGGTTGTCATTATGTGTGGAATTATTGGAATGTTTTGCACTGATTCTGTGAATCAGCAGATCTACGATAACCTTCTATTGCTTCAACACCGTGGTCAGGATTCTGCGGGGATTGTCACGATGGACAATCACACGTTTCATGTTCATAAGCAACGCGGAAGAGTTCGAGAAGCATTCCGAACAAGAGATATGCGCAAGCTTCTCGGCAATGTCGGAATCGGCCATGTTCGTTACGCCACACGAGGGGCAGCAGCAGCAGAAGACGAGGTGCAGCCGTTCTATGTCAATGCTCCCTATGGAATCGCCTTTGTTCACAACGGCAATCTGACCAACACCTCCCAGCTTGAACAGGATTTGTTCAAGGTGGATCGTCGCCACACCAATTCCTCCAGCGACACCGAGATGCTGGTCAATGTGTTAGCGACAGAGATTCAGTCTTGCCTTACAGGTCCTGATGTTTCACCGGATCAGTTGTTTGATGCTGTGGCGTCCCTGCATCAGAGAGTCAAGGGTTCTTATGCATCCATCGCTCTGATTGCAGGCCGCGGCATGCTCGCTTTTCGCGACCCTTATGGAATTCGTCCACTGATCCTGGGGCGACGCATTTCGGATCAGGGTCGTAATGAATGGATCGTTGCCAGTGAATCACTGGTGATTGAAAACAGTGGGTACGATATTGTTCGCGATGTGGAACCCGGTGAAGCGGTCTTCATAGACTTTGATGCCAACTTGCATCATCGCCAGTGCGCACCGTCGTCGCGTTTGGTTCCCTGTGCATTCGAATACGTCTATCTCGCCAGACCAGATTCGGTCATGAATGGAATCTCTGTTTATGAGACTCGATTGCGGATGGGAGATCTTCTGGCCAAGACTATTGCTCAAGAGTTGCCTGCCGGAGAGATCGATGTGGTGATGCCGATTCCTGACTCGGCGCGTCCCTCGGCTATGCAGGTGGCAAAGCAGCTTGGAATTGAATATCGCGAAGGCTTTTATAAAAATCGTTATGTCGGCAGAACCTTTATCATGCCTGGTCAGGCAGAACGTAAAAAATCAGTTCGCCAGAAACTCAATGCTCTGGGAACTGAATTTGCTGGAAAAAATGTTCTGATTGTGGACGATTCAATCGTGCGGGGTACCACGTCAAAGGAAATTGTTCAGATGGCTCGTGATGCAGGAGCAAATCAGGTCACTTTCACCTCCGCAGCGCCGCCAGTTCGTTTCCCGAACGTCTATGGCATCAACATGCCCTCTCGAGCAGAATTGCTGGCACATGGTCGATCAACAGACGAAATAGCGGATGTTCTTTTGGCTGACCATGTTGTTTATCAAAGTGTTGATAATCTCAAGCAGAGTATTGTTCAAGGGACAAGTCTTGAGCAACTTGAAATGTCTTGTTTTGATGGAGAGTATGTGACTGGTGATATTGATGAAAAATATTTGACGTGGTTGGAAGGGAATACCCGTTCCTGATTAATTTACAGCTTAGAATTAAAGAAATAAACGGTTACTCAACTGATGAGTGGCACCAAACGAATCAATTGTTCGTTTGTTTTCAGAGACAGATCGGTCGGTTGATCGGTGTCAGCACTGATGCAGTCGTTCAGGATCCGACCATGACGACTCTGGCTGGTGATCACGCCGACGAGATCACTTGTCGCACACACCGTCACAACAGGATCTATTTTTTTCCCCGTTTTGTTCAGTTGCAGTGCAATGTCCCCAAGGTCTCCCCGCTGGCAGCGTCGCAGCGACGCCAACGGCAGACGTGTGAGCCAACCGTTGCCTGTCCCCACCAGGATTTCACTGCTTGTCGCGTTGCCGATGGGATCTGCAGGTTGGCTCACCGCTCCCACCAGTGTTTCTCCAGGTAATGTGCGCATCGCCATCGGACCCTGCGCCAGTTTCCCCATCACTGGCAGGCATTGCTCTTCCACCGGTAAGCACAGGACCCGACCGATATCGCTGATCAGTGTGACGGTTCCGCCGTCATCGCACATTACGGCAGACAGCAGTGAGACGCCGTCCTTGAGTTTGACGATGGTCGCCGCACGACCCGATAACTCCTGCATATCGTCCAGTGGCAGTCGCTTGAAACGGCCATCGGTGCTCAGCAGGCCGAGGGACAGTCGCTGATTGGCTTCAATATCGTCGGCTGGTGGAAGTTGGAGAAGACTGATCACCTTGTCGCCTTCCAAGGCAGTGGGTAGGAATCGCTCTAGGACACCGGGCTGTTGGCCGGCGAATTCCCAGCGCACCAATGCCACTCGACCTGTTGCAGTGAGTGCCAACAAACGAGGTGCTGGATGGATTGGCAGAATCAGCTGTGCTGGCGAGGGTTCATCACCCAGATCCGCTGCTTCGTTGAGATGCAGACGGCCGAGCAGTTGTGGGCTCACCACCTTCACTTGACCATCGTTCTGAATTAACAGTTTTGATTCCGATGGAAGGGCATCGAGGGCTTGCTGACGCTGCAGTTCTGCATTGGGACGCTGGTTGGCGGCCCGTTCAGCCAGCAGATGATCGCCGCCTTCTACCAGTCGTGTGCGTCGCGGAGTGGCAAAACGTTTTTTGAGTTGGCGCAGTTCCTGGACGAGGGCATCCAGCAGTTGATCGCGGTTGTCCAGCAGCACTTTCAAGCGCTGCTGCTCGGTCCGCAGATCCTCGGCCTCCTGGCGCAGACTTTCCTGTTCCAGGCCTGTGAGACGGCGCAGAGGCATGGACAGAACGGCATCAGCTTGCCGTTCACTGAGATCCAGCTGCACCATCAGGCTCGCCCGAGCGCTGGATGCGTCGCGAGCTTCCTGGATCATCGCGATCACTTTCTGTAGCGATGCCAGTGCTGTCGTTAACCCTTCCACCACTTCCAGTCGGTCTTCTGTCTTGCGCAGGGCGTGACTGGTCCGCCGGATCAACGTCAATTCTCGGTAGTCCAGGAAGGTCTGCAGCATGCGCCGCAAGGACAGTTGCTTCGGCTGTCCGTCCACGAGGGCCAGGAGGATGGCGCCGAAATTGCTCTGCAGTGAGGTGCGTCGCTGTAGATCTTTCAGCACCGTGTCTGGATCGGCGTCACGCCGCAGTTCCACTACGACACGCATGCCCTCACGGTCGCTTTCATCGCGGATGTCTGCGATCCCGCCGATCTTGCCATCGTTGACCTGTTCCGCCAGCTTTTCGATCCAGCCGGCCTTGCTGAGTTGGTAGGGCAGTTCCGTGACGATGACCGCTTTGCGTTTGTGTCGTCCCTTGCCCGGCTGCACCTCTTCGATGTGTGCTACACCCCGCATTGGGATGCTGCCACGTCCCTTCAGATAAGTGTCACGCACGCCACTGCCCAGTAGCACTTCCCCACCCGTGGGGAAGTCGGGTCCGGGGATCAGGCTGAGCAGCTTGTCATCGGTGAGGTCTGGCTTGCGGACTAGGGCGATCAGGCCATCCACAACCTCGCCTAGATTATGGGGAGGAATGCTGGTGGCCATGCCAACGGCGATCCCCGCGCATCCGTTCAGGAGCAAAAACGGAAGCTGAGCCGGCAGGACGGTGGGTTCCTGTTGCGAACCGTCGAAGTTGGGTGCGAAATCAACGGTGTCGTTACCGATTTCATCCAGCAGACCTTCGTTGGCGATCGGCGCCAGTCGCGTTTCTGTGTAGCGCATCGCCGCTGGTGGATCGTCGTCCACGGAGCCAAAGTTGCCGTGACCATCCAGCAGTGGATGCCGACTAGAGAAGGTTTGCACTAGCCGCACCAGGGCGTCGTACACGGCTTGATCACCATGGGGGTGGTATTTGCCAAGCACATCGCCGACGACACGGGCGCATTTGCGGTAAGGCCGATCTGGGGTCAATCCCAGCTCATGCATCGCGTAAAGGATGCGCCGCTGAACCGGTTTGAGCCCATCACGGACATCCGGTAAGGCTCGACCCACGATCACGCTCATCGCGTACTCGAGGTAGGAGCGCTGCATCTCCTGATGCAGGGCGATCGGTTGAACGCGCTCCTCGGCCATCCGCTCTGGAATCAAGAAGGCAGAAGGCGCTCAGCCTACAGATCTTCTTCCTGAATCACTCAGCTGATTTGGGATCGGCATTGGCTTCAGCCCGTTCAACGGCTCCTTTCAACCTGGGTTCTGACAGCAGAACACCTGTGGCTTGGCGCAGTTTTTGACCCCAGAGCTGGTTTTCCTGATGCCCTGGCAGCACGTAATTGGGGTCGTCGGCCAGCGCTTGGCGGGCCAAGTCGATGGATTCCTCATCGCCGCTGGATTGGTTGTTCAATGCCGCAGCCAGGGCAAGCATCGGCTCGGCATTGCGCTTTATTTCCAGCACAGATCTCCAGCGTCGGATCGCTTCCGCTGTGTTCCCCATCTCGAACAACACCAGCGCTTGATTGTTTAGCGCTTCCCAGAAGCTGGGTTTGATTGTCGTGGCTTGTTCAAAGGCTCGGAGGGCTTGAAGCAGCTCTGACTGCATGATTCGGGCGTTGCCGAGATCGAAGTAGGCGCCTGCATTCTTCGGGTCAAGACGCAAGCCCTGATCCAACAACGGCACGGCATCATCCGGGCGTTGATCGCGTAAGGCTAAGGAAGCCTCGGCAAACCAGAGTCCTGCGTTCTGTGGATCCAGCGACTTGGCCTTAGCCAGCGATGCTGCTGCTGCCTTGAGCTGATCGCTGCGAAGTTGCGCTTCCGCCAAAACGGACCAAAGCCGTTCGTCGTTGGGCTGGAGCCGAACGGCCAGTGCTGCCAGACGTGCTGCTTCCTGCGGTTGACCGAGACGCAGCAATTGAGCTGCGGTGCGGCCGATGCCGATGCCTGCATTCTCCAATTCCTCGGAGCTGGGTGTGTACACGTAGGGGACCAAGGCCCGGGCAGGGAATGAACTCAGGGAGCCCATGAAACCGATCAGCAGCGTGATGGCCAGGGTTTGACGCCAAGGCCGCCCCGAACGAGCCAAAACTCCCATGGCTGTTACACAGATCAACCAACACTAGGCGGGGTGTCTGGTTTCGCTGCTGCCGCATTGCGTCGCCACATCCAGGGTTTGATGCGACGCAGTGCAGAACCCCGCAGACGTTCATCCCAATCCTCATCTGTCCATGCCTGGATCGCTTCAGCACGAAGATCCAGCAGCCAGGGTCGTGGTTGCACATCTGGATCATTGCTGGAGGGGATTCCGGTTTGATTAAACGGGCAGACGTCCTGGCAGATGTCGCACCCGGCCACCCATGGCCCCAGGGCTGTCGCCATGGCTTCGGGCAGTTCCGGTTCACGGTTTTCGATGGTGTGAAAAGCAATGCAGCGCCGTGCATCCACCACAAAAGGTTCGGTGATGGCCTCGGTTGGGCATGCATCGATGCAGGCCCGGCAGCGACCACAGCGTGCTGTCGCAGGTTGATCGGCCTCCAGCCGTTCTGTGGTGATCAGATGACCGATCACCATCCATGACCCACGCTCGGCATGGATCAGGTTGCTGTGCTTCCCGATCCATCCCAGACCTGCTT
This window contains:
- the purF gene encoding amidophosphoribosyltransferase — protein: MCGIIGMFCTDSVNQQIYDNLLLLQHRGQDSAGIVTMDNHTFHVHKQRGRVREAFRTRDMRKLLGNVGIGHVRYATRGAAAAEDEVQPFYVNAPYGIAFVHNGNLTNTSQLEQDLFKVDRRHTNSSSDTEMLVNVLATEIQSCLTGPDVSPDQLFDAVASLHQRVKGSYASIALIAGRGMLAFRDPYGIRPLILGRRISDQGRNEWIVASESLVIENSGYDIVRDVEPGEAVFIDFDANLHHRQCAPSSRLVPCAFEYVYLARPDSVMNGISVYETRLRMGDLLAKTIAQELPAGEIDVVMPIPDSARPSAMQVAKQLGIEYREGFYKNRYVGRTFIMPGQAERKKSVRQKLNALGTEFAGKNVLIVDDSIVRGTTSKEIVQMARDAGANQVTFTSAAPPVRFPNVYGINMPSRAELLAHGRSTDEIADVLLADHVVYQSVDNLKQSIVQGTSLEQLEMSCFDGEYVTGDIDEKYLTWLEGNTRS
- a CDS encoding DNA topoisomerase (ATP-hydrolyzing) subunit A gives rise to the protein MAEERVQPIALHQEMQRSYLEYAMSVIVGRALPDVRDGLKPVQRRILYAMHELGLTPDRPYRKCARVVGDVLGKYHPHGDQAVYDALVRLVQTFSSRHPLLDGHGNFGSVDDDPPAAMRYTETRLAPIANEGLLDEIGNDTVDFAPNFDGSQQEPTVLPAQLPFLLLNGCAGIAVGMATSIPPHNLGEVVDGLIALVRKPDLTDDKLLSLIPGPDFPTGGEVLLGSGVRDTYLKGRGSIPMRGVAHIEEVQPGKGRHKRKAVIVTELPYQLSKAGWIEKLAEQVNDGKIGGIADIRDESDREGMRVVVELRRDADPDTVLKDLQRRTSLQSNFGAILLALVDGQPKQLSLRRMLQTFLDYRELTLIRRTSHALRKTEDRLEVVEGLTTALASLQKVIAMIQEARDASSARASLMVQLDLSERQADAVLSMPLRRLTGLEQESLRQEAEDLRTEQQRLKVLLDNRDQLLDALVQELRQLKKRFATPRRTRLVEGGDHLLAERAANQRPNAELQRQQALDALPSESKLLIQNDGQVKVVSPQLLGRLHLNEAADLGDEPSPAQLILPIHPAPRLLALTATGRVALVRWEFAGQQPGVLERFLPTALEGDKVISLLQLPPADDIEANQRLSLGLLSTDGRFKRLPLDDMQELSGRAATIVKLKDGVSLLSAVMCDDGGTVTLISDIGRVLCLPVEEQCLPVMGKLAQGPMAMRTLPGETLVGAVSQPADPIGNATSSEILVGTGNGWLTRLPLASLRRCQRGDLGDIALQLNKTGKKIDPVVTVCATSDLVGVITSQSRHGRILNDCISADTDQPTDLSLKTNEQLIRLVPLIS
- a CDS encoding tetratricopeptide repeat protein, translating into MGSLSSFPARALVPYVYTPSSEELENAGIGIGRTAAQLLRLGQPQEAARLAALAVRLQPNDERLWSVLAEAQLRSDQLKAAAASLAKAKSLDPQNAGLWFAEASLALRDQRPDDAVPLLDQGLRLDPKNAGAYFDLGNARIMQSELLQALRAFEQATTIKPSFWEALNNQALVLFEMGNTAEAIRRWRSVLEIKRNAEPMLALAAALNNQSSGDEESIDLARQALADDPNYVLPGHQENQLWGQKLRQATGVLLSEPRLKGAVERAEANADPKSAE
- the queG gene encoding tRNA epoxyqueuosine(34) reductase QueG translates to MDVPSEREALSRALKQRAREEGFDPVGIARLPGSARLQMRTEALQRWLDAGHQGEMGWMAAPRRRSAQTLLNGANSLLAVGLNYHVAVERRSDRLAVARYAWGRDYHRVVNQRLRRVGRWLQTQRPHCHWRVCVDAEPLLDKAWAEEAGLGWIGKHSNLIHAERGSWMVIGHLITTERLEADQPATARCGRCRACIDACPTEAITEPFVVDARRCIAFHTIENREPELPEAMATALGPWVAGCDICQDVCPFNQTGIPSSNDPDVQPRPWLLDLRAEAIQAWTDEDWDERLRGSALRRIKPWMWRRNAAAAKPDTPPSVG